In Oncorhynchus gorbuscha isolate QuinsamMale2020 ecotype Even-year linkage group LG02, OgorEven_v1.0, whole genome shotgun sequence, a single genomic region encodes these proteins:
- the LOC124013707 gene encoding serine/threonine-protein phosphatase 2A catalytic subunit alpha isoform-like isoform X2 encodes MDEKCFTKEIDLWIEQINDCKQLSESQVKTLCEKAKEILTKESNVQEVRCPVTVCGDVHGQFHDLMELFRIGGKSPDTNYLFMGDYVDRGYYSVETVTLLVALKVRYRERITILRGNHESRQITQVYGFYDECLRKYGNANVWKYFTDLFDYLPLTALVDTQIFCLHGGLSPSIDTLDHIRALDRLQEVPHEGPMCDLLWSDPDDRGGWGISPRGAGYTFGQDISETFNHANRLTLVSRAHQLVMEGYNWCHERNVPAV; translated from the exons ATGGACGAGAAGTGTTTTACTAAGGAAATCGATTTATGGATCGAACAAATCAACGACTGCAAACAGCTGTCAGAGAGCCAAGTAAAAACGCTTTGCGAAAAG GCGAAGGAAATTTTGACCAAGGAATCCAACGTGCAGGAGGTCCGATGTCCTGTTACGGTGTGTGGAGACGTCCACGGCCAGTTCCACGACCTCATGGAGCTCTTCAGAATCGGAGGAAAGTCTCCAGACACAAACTACCTGTTCATGGGAGACTACGTGGACCGAGGCTACTACTCTGTAGAAACTGTCACACTACTTGTAGCACTTAAG GTTAGGTACCGTGAACGCATCACAATCCTTCGGGGGAACCACGAAAGCAGACAGATCACACAGGTGTACGGCTTCTATGACGAGTGCTTAAGGAAGTACGGCAATGCAAACGTATGGAAATACTTCACAGACCTCTTCGATTACCTTCCTCTCACGGCCTTGGTAGATACTCAG ATATTCTGTCTTCACGGAGGCCTGTCTCCGTCCATAGACACGTTGGATCACATCCGAGCGCTGGACCGTTTGCAGGAAGTGCCACACGAG GGCCCCATGTGTGACCTGCTGTGGTCAGACCCAGATGACCGTGGGGGCTGGGGCATCTCCCCCAGGGGGGCCGGCTACACCTTTGGCCAGGATATATCCGAGACATTTAACCATGCCAACCGCCTTACCCTGGTCTCCAGAGCTCACCAGCTGGTTATGGAG GGTTACAACTGGTGCCATGAGCGAAACGTG CCTGCAGTTTGA
- the LOC124013660 gene encoding CDKN2AIP N-terminal-like protein, producing MAEGDIEEFIEQNRHLSELVDTYRGISESEKHWKARRAFLFRNINDFEDPHIDQLLALSMVWANNVFLGCRYSTDLLEKVNEMAEGIVVEDAPVFKTRDEIMKNQKR from the exons ATGGCCGAGGGTGATATCGAGGAATTCATTGAACAAAACAGGCATCTGTCCGAGCTTGTAGATACATATCGTGGTATCTCCGAAAGTGAAAAACATTGGAAGGCCAGAAGGGCATTCCTATTCAGAAATATAAACGACTTTGAGGACCCACACATTGATCAGCTGCTTGCTTTGTCCATGGTATGGGCCAACAACGTGTTTCTTGGCTGTCG ATACAGTACAGACCTCTTGGAGAAAGTGAATGAAATGGCTGAAGGAATTGTTGTGGAGGATGCCCCTGTTTTCAAAACCAGAGATGAGATCATGAAAAATCAG AAACGATGA
- the LOC124013653 gene encoding ubiquitin-conjugating enzyme E2 B-like — MSTPARRRLMRDFKRLQEDPPTGVSGAPSENNIMLWNAVIFGPVATPFEDGTFKLVIEFSEEYPNKPPTVRFISKMFHPNVYADGSICLDILQNRWSPTYDVSSILTSIQSLLDEPNPNSPANSQAAQLYQENKREYEKRVSAIVEQSWVDS, encoded by the exons ATGTCTACTCCGGCTAGAAGAAGACTTATGAGAGATTTCAAAAG ACTTCAAGAAGACCCACCAACTGGTGTGAGTGGTGCTCCATCAGAGAATAACATCATGCTTTGGAACGCGGTTATTTTTGG GCCTGTGGCTACACCGTTTGAGGATG GAACTTTTAAGCTTGTGATAGAATTTTCAGAAGAGTACCCTAACAAGCCACCCACGGTTCGATTTATCTCCAAAATGTTTCACCCAAATG TTTATGCAGATGGCAGTATATGTTTAGACATCCTTCAGAATCGTTGGAGCCCCACATATGATGTGTCGTCCATTCTGACGTCTATCCAG TCGCTGTTGGATGAGCCAAATCCTAACAGTCCAGCAAACAGCCAGGCTGCACAGCTTTATCAAGAAAACAAGCGGGAGTATGAGAAGAGAGTTTCTGCCATCGTGGAGCAGAGCTGGGTGGACTCCTAA
- the LOC124013707 gene encoding serine/threonine-protein phosphatase 2A catalytic subunit alpha isoform-like isoform X1, with product MDEKCFTKEIDLWIEQINDCKQLSESQVKTLCEKAKEILTKESNVQEVRCPVTVCGDVHGQFHDLMELFRIGGKSPDTNYLFMGDYVDRGYYSVETVTLLVALKVRYRERITILRGNHESRQITQVYGFYDECLRKYGNANVWKYFTDLFDYLPLTALVDTQIFCLHGGLSPSIDTLDHIRALDRLQEVPHEGPMCDLLWSDPDDRGGWGISPRGAGYTFGQDISETFNHANRLTLVSRAHQLVMEGYNWCHERNVVTIFSAPNYCYRCGNQASIMELDDTLKYSFLQFDPAPRRGEPHVTRRTPDYFL from the exons ATGGACGAGAAGTGTTTTACTAAGGAAATCGATTTATGGATCGAACAAATCAACGACTGCAAACAGCTGTCAGAGAGCCAAGTAAAAACGCTTTGCGAAAAG GCGAAGGAAATTTTGACCAAGGAATCCAACGTGCAGGAGGTCCGATGTCCTGTTACGGTGTGTGGAGACGTCCACGGCCAGTTCCACGACCTCATGGAGCTCTTCAGAATCGGAGGAAAGTCTCCAGACACAAACTACCTGTTCATGGGAGACTACGTGGACCGAGGCTACTACTCTGTAGAAACTGTCACACTACTTGTAGCACTTAAG GTTAGGTACCGTGAACGCATCACAATCCTTCGGGGGAACCACGAAAGCAGACAGATCACACAGGTGTACGGCTTCTATGACGAGTGCTTAAGGAAGTACGGCAATGCAAACGTATGGAAATACTTCACAGACCTCTTCGATTACCTTCCTCTCACGGCCTTGGTAGATACTCAG ATATTCTGTCTTCACGGAGGCCTGTCTCCGTCCATAGACACGTTGGATCACATCCGAGCGCTGGACCGTTTGCAGGAAGTGCCACACGAG GGCCCCATGTGTGACCTGCTGTGGTCAGACCCAGATGACCGTGGGGGCTGGGGCATCTCCCCCAGGGGGGCCGGCTACACCTTTGGCCAGGATATATCCGAGACATTTAACCATGCCAACCGCCTTACCCTGGTCTCCAGAGCTCACCAGCTGGTTATGGAG GGTTACAACTGGTGCCATGAGCGAAACGTGGTAACTATATTCAGTGCACCAAATTACTGTTACCGTTGTGGTAACCAGGCATCTATCATGGAACTCGACGACACCCTGAAATACTCCTT CCTGCAGTTTGACCCTGCGCCTCGTAGAGGGGAACCCCATGTCACCCGTCGCACCCCGGACTACTTCCTGTAA
- the LOC123994939 gene encoding cyclin-dependent kinase-like 3, protein MDMYENLGVVGEGSYGTVMKCRHKEIGHIVAIKRFNDKEEDKTMKKVIMREIKLLRKFRHENLVNMLEVFRFKKRLYVVFEYIDRTVLEDLERYPHGLDSKRLRKYMFQILRAMDYLHTSNIIHRDVKPENVLVSNSGVVKLCDFGFARALAPTGEPLTDYVATRWYRAPELLVADNTYSKPVDVWAIGCLIIEMATSNAFLTGTSDLDQVHKIVSKVGPLTRHQQDLYFQNPIFAVASLPEVQLLRDPRRKYHKLHFLVAEIVDSCLQIDPSHRAACSMLLVHRYFTKDGFVERFIPEIQALILKDAKVNSMHWIHSSSWEPAEDQGTGVLSSSSCNRKPVKDTEKDRRGKEPEQKHSRAGRRSEIRMTCSPVSSQTNRQPFTSTSTSIPDPPQSQDKAGAFTMPRINASNNLFAAVPVPCCMEVTKSRTDKVKRRPSPTDLAMGNSQLTDAPSQSDSHNNLQVEMSSLAKKKVKSVRDMRDVRFPGLPVFGHQMELKFTDAKHSRKELKSRGREEDSRIPSLPSSNFTDHGNK, encoded by the exons ATGGATATGTATGAGAACCTTGGCGTCGTGGGTGAGGGGAGCTATGGTACAGTAATGAAGTGTCGACACAAGGAGATTGGACACATTGTGGCCATCAAGAGGTTCAATGACAAGGAAGAGGACAAAACCATGAAAAAGGTTATCATGAGAGAAATCAAACTTCTGAGG AAATTTCGCCATGAAAACCTTGTGAACATGCTGGAGGTATTCCGGTTCAAGAAGCGCTTGTATGTTGTCTTTGAGTACATTGACCGCACAGTTCTGGAAGACCTAGAGAGATATCCTCATGGTTTGGACAGCAAGCGCCTCAGAAAGTACATGTTCCAAATTCTACGAGCCATGGATTACCTTCACACCAGCAAT ATCATTCACAGAGATGTCAAACCTGAGAATGTTCTTGTCTCTAACTCTGGGGTGGTGAAGCTCTGTGACTTTGGATTTGCCAGAGCCTTGGCACCGACTGGGGAGCCTCTCACAGACTATGTGGCCACGAGGTGGTACAGAGCCCCAGAACTTTTAGTGGCAGACAACACTTACAGCAA ACCTGTAGATGTGTGGGCCATTGGATGCTTGATTATAGAGATGGCTACAAGCAATGCTTTTCTGACGGGGACTTCTGACCTGGACCAGGTGCACAAAATAGTCAGCAAAGTGG GGCCTTTGACCCGTCATCAGCAAGACCTGTACTTCCAGAACCCCATCTTTGCTGTGGCCAGCCTTCCTGAGGTGCAGCTCCTCAGGGACCCCAGGAGGAAGTACCACAAACTCCACTTCTTAGTGGCTGAAATAGTGGAT TCATGCCTACAGATTGATCCATCTCACAGGGCTGCGTGCTCCATGTTGCTCGTTCATCGGTACTTCACCAAAGACGGGTTCGTTGAAAG ATTCATACCAGAGATACAGGCATTGATACTGAAAGATGCCAAGGTTAACAGCATGCACTGGATTCATAGTAGCTCATGGGAGCCAGCAGAGGACCAAGGAACAGGAGTCTTGTCCTCATCCTCATGTAACAGAAAGCCAGTGAAG GACACTGAGAAGGACCGACGTGGGAAGGAGCCTGAGCAGAAGCATTCTAGGGCAGGCAGGAGGTCAGAGATCAGGATGACCTGCAGCCCTGTCTCATCTCAGACAAACAGACAGCCctttacctccacctctacctccatcccagACCCCCCTCAATCTCAGGACAAGGCTGGAGCCTTTACCATGCCCCGCATCAACGCCAGCAACAATCTTTTTGCTGCTGTCCCCGTTCCATGCTGTATGGAAGTCACCAAGTCCCG CACTGATAAGGTAAAGAGACGGCCGAGCCCTACTGACCTGGCCATGGGGAATAGTCAGCTGACTGATGCCCCGTCTCAG AGTGACAGCCATAATAACCTCCAGGTTGAGATGTCCAGTCTGGCTAAAAAGAAGGTGAAGTCAGTGAGAGACATGAGAGATGTGCGCTTCCCTGGACTTCCTGTGTTCGGCCACCAGATGGAGCTGAAGTTTACAGATG CAAAGCACTCGAGGAAGGAGCTGAagagcagaggaagagaagaagactcCAGAATACCATCATTGCCGTCATCCAATTTCACTGACCACGGAAATAAGTAG